In Camelus dromedarius isolate mCamDro1 chromosome 4, mCamDro1.pat, whole genome shotgun sequence, the following are encoded in one genomic region:
- the LOC135321115 gene encoding uncharacterized protein LOC135321115 isoform X2, with protein sequence MYLSHVFIHSLYQLIVDYTDGNIPTTPPQNTDLGQSSAKKRLPSSHTGAENIKEKLQLSGKDDKEETVVELGTTNGSRMDLLKNVEQKTDLVVEVSPSNEDISVISVSPKRDIDDSRPPSDDDLALPPKSTSEIQLRSHVGHLSGAAGLREKNTLNGQIENSTEKYPHLKPAVGVKDSVPKKTGAMKNFQRFKSGKFCNTNLTLK encoded by the exons ATGTATTTATCCCATGTTTTTATACACAGCCTTTACCAGCTGATTGTCGACTACACAGATGGAAATATACCAACTACTCCCCCTCAAAATACCGACCTAGGACAGAGTTCTG ctaAGAAGAGATTACCTTCTTCGCATACTGGGGcagaaaacatcaaagaaaagTTGCAATTGTCCGGCAAGGACGACAAAGAAGAAACGGTTGTTGAGTTGGGAACCACCAATGGCAGCCGCATGGATCTACTGAAGAATGTTGAGCAGAAGA cgGATTTAGTGGTTGAGGTTTCACCGAGTAATGAAGATATCTCTGTCATCAG CGTTTCACCCAAACGTGACATTGATGATTCAAGGCCTCCATCAGATGATGACTTAGCTCTTCCTCCCAAG agtaCCTCCGAGATTCAACTACGGAGCCATGTTGGTCATTTATCTGGAGCTGCAggtctaagagaaaaaaatacattaaatggacaaatagaaa ATTCTACTGAAAAGTATCCTCACCTGAAG CCTGCAGTTGGAGTGAAAGATTCTGTTCCTAAAAAAACAGGAGCAATGAAGAATTTTCAAAGATTCAAATCAGGTAAATTTTGCAATACAAATTTAACTCTGAAATGA
- the LOC135321115 gene encoding uncharacterized protein LOC135321115 isoform X1: MYLSHVFIHSLYQLIVDYTDGNIPTTPPQNTDLGQSSAKKRLPSSHTGAENIKEKLQLSGKDDKEETVVELGTTNGSRMDLLKNVEQKSKKIRSDLVVEVSPSNEDISVISVSPKRDIDDSRPPSDDDLALPPKSTSEIQLRSHVGHLSGAAGLREKNTLNGQIENSTEKYPHLKPAVGVKDSVPKKTGAMKNFQRFKSGKFCNTNLTLK; this comes from the exons ATGTATTTATCCCATGTTTTTATACACAGCCTTTACCAGCTGATTGTCGACTACACAGATGGAAATATACCAACTACTCCCCCTCAAAATACCGACCTAGGACAGAGTTCTG ctaAGAAGAGATTACCTTCTTCGCATACTGGGGcagaaaacatcaaagaaaagTTGCAATTGTCCGGCAAGGACGACAAAGAAGAAACGGTTGTTGAGTTGGGAACCACCAATGGCAGCCGCATGGATCTACTGAAGAATGTTGAGCAGAAGAGTAAGAAGATTCGAT cgGATTTAGTGGTTGAGGTTTCACCGAGTAATGAAGATATCTCTGTCATCAG CGTTTCACCCAAACGTGACATTGATGATTCAAGGCCTCCATCAGATGATGACTTAGCTCTTCCTCCCAAG agtaCCTCCGAGATTCAACTACGGAGCCATGTTGGTCATTTATCTGGAGCTGCAggtctaagagaaaaaaatacattaaatggacaaatagaaa ATTCTACTGAAAAGTATCCTCACCTGAAG CCTGCAGTTGGAGTGAAAGATTCTGTTCCTAAAAAAACAGGAGCAATGAAGAATTTTCAAAGATTCAAATCAGGTAAATTTTGCAATACAAATTTAACTCTGAAATGA
- the LOC135321115 gene encoding uncharacterized protein LOC135321115 isoform X3 translates to MYLSHVFIHSLYQLIVDYTDGNIPTTPPQNTDLGQSSAKKRLPSSHTGAENIKEKLQLSGKDDKEETVVELGTTNGSRMDLLKNVEQKSKKIRSDLVVEVSPSNEDISVISVSPKRDIDDSRPPSDDDLALPPKSTSEIQLRSHVGHLSGAAGLREKNTLNGQIENFNIENSVYILSCMSGSRNFDG, encoded by the exons ATGTATTTATCCCATGTTTTTATACACAGCCTTTACCAGCTGATTGTCGACTACACAGATGGAAATATACCAACTACTCCCCCTCAAAATACCGACCTAGGACAGAGTTCTG ctaAGAAGAGATTACCTTCTTCGCATACTGGGGcagaaaacatcaaagaaaagTTGCAATTGTCCGGCAAGGACGACAAAGAAGAAACGGTTGTTGAGTTGGGAACCACCAATGGCAGCCGCATGGATCTACTGAAGAATGTTGAGCAGAAGAGTAAGAAGATTCGAT cgGATTTAGTGGTTGAGGTTTCACCGAGTAATGAAGATATCTCTGTCATCAG CGTTTCACCCAAACGTGACATTGATGATTCAAGGCCTCCATCAGATGATGACTTAGCTCTTCCTCCCAAG agtaCCTCCGAGATTCAACTACGGAGCCATGTTGGTCATTTATCTGGAGCTGCAggtctaagagaaaaaaatacattaaatggacaaatagaaa ATTTCAATATTGAAAACTCAGTATACATTCTTTCTTGCATGAGTGGATCAAGAAACTTTGACGGCTAG
- the LOC135321198 gene encoding ankyrin repeat domain-containing protein 7-like codes for MCVTILLKQGADPNLADNCQNTALHYAVLAEDTSIAAELLCYKANIEAINQYNFTPFLVAVRENKEEMVKFLIENGANVHAVDKMQRSALMLAVFHDSPDTVKLLLQKHVNASSRDLHGMSAERYACRNGFKQ; via the exons ATGTGTGTCACTATCCTGCTGAAACAGGGTGCTGACCCAAATCTTGCGGACAACTGTCAGAACACTGCTCTGCATTACGCCGTCTTGGCTGAAGATACATCAATTGCAGCAGAGCTGCTCTGCTATAAGGCAAACATCGAGGCGATAAACCAG TATAACTTCACACCATTTTTAGTCGCCGTCAGGGAGAACAAAGAAGAGATGGTCAAATTTTTGATTGAGAACGGGGCAAATGTACATGCAGTCGACAAGATGCAAAG ATCAGCGCTCATGCTTGCTGTGTTTCATGACTCACCGGACACAGTCAAGCTGCTGCTTCAGAAGCATGTTAATGCCAGTTCTCGAGATTTACACGGAATGTCTGCTGAAAGATATGCTTGTCGTAATGGTTTTAAACAGTAA